The Panicum virgatum strain AP13 chromosome 5K, P.virgatum_v5, whole genome shotgun sequence genome has a window encoding:
- the LOC120706110 gene encoding protein NEGATIVE REGULATOR OF RESISTANCE-like produces MDATAATAKRKRAATDIAGAAPAPAGADEASDAEVEEFYAILRRMRDASRRICGAGARPAPRAPAWRPSFCWEDFATPAPPATPPAQARAEEPPAAPPTPAPATAPAPRAGLDLNAEPEPEAPPTPRSARAPA; encoded by the coding sequence ATGGACgcgaccgccgccaccgccaagcGCAAACGCGCCGCCACCGacatcgccggcgccgcccccgcccccgccggcgccgacgaggcCTCCGACGCCGAGGTCGAGGAGTTCTACGCCATCCTCCGGCGCATGCGCGACGCCTCCCGGCGCatctgcggcgccggcgcccgccccgcaccgcgcgcgccggcgtggCGGCCCAGCTTCTGCTGGGAGGACTTCGCcaccccggcgccgccggccacgcccccCGCCcaggcgcgggcggaggagcccCCCGCAgccccgccgacgccggcgccggcaacggcgccGGCTCCGCGCGCCGGCCTCGACCTGAAcgcggagccggagcccgaggcgccgcccacgccgcggtcgGCGCGCGCCCCGGCTTAG